From a region of the bacterium genome:
- a CDS encoding pitrilysin family protein: MPNTSAQLALPIKPELVVREPLGPGAVALIREKRTNPSVTILGYIRGGAMHDPAEREGLALFTAAMLTRGTASYTSQGLAEVLDSLGASLSVRADLEGVSVSARCLAEDADQILGLMSEVVLRPTFPADEIEKQRGRIITGIREGRLDTRAAAEKAFRAAAYPPQHPYHRTAEGEEESVSAIARDDLVAFHRRYYRPQGFVIAVVGDVASASMLDRLRTLWDGWRPFGVSETTLPPQAGPASAVQRKVVTIPGKTQADIVLGVPGFARLSPDFYPGMIADLILGRLGLMGRLGATVRDQEGLAYYVYSQAQAGFLAGPWAVRAGVNPRNVDRAVEGILREIRGLQREPVRDGELPDAQNYLVGSLAVRLETDAGIAQALLEIELFNLGLDYLSEYPSLIRGVTADAIGAAATRYFDLNGYTVAMAVPG, from the coding sequence ATGCCTAACACGAGCGCGCAGTTGGCCCTCCCGATCAAGCCTGAGTTGGTGGTGCGCGAACCGCTCGGCCCCGGAGCGGTCGCGTTGATCCGGGAAAAGCGTACCAACCCCTCGGTCACCATCCTCGGCTACATTCGCGGGGGCGCGATGCACGACCCCGCGGAGAGGGAGGGACTCGCGCTCTTCACGGCCGCGATGCTGACGCGGGGGACGGCGTCCTATACGTCACAGGGGTTGGCCGAAGTGTTGGATTCCCTCGGCGCCAGCCTCAGCGTCCGGGCAGACCTCGAGGGAGTCTCGGTGTCGGCGCGGTGTCTCGCCGAAGACGCGGACCAGATCCTCGGGTTGATGAGCGAAGTCGTGCTGAGGCCGACGTTTCCGGCGGACGAAATCGAAAAACAGCGCGGGAGAATCATCACCGGCATTCGGGAGGGGCGGCTCGACACCAGGGCCGCCGCCGAGAAAGCATTCCGTGCCGCGGCGTATCCGCCGCAGCACCCCTACCACCGGACGGCGGAAGGCGAGGAGGAGTCGGTAAGCGCGATCGCGCGCGACGATCTTGTGGCATTTCATCGCCGCTATTACCGGCCGCAGGGATTTGTCATCGCGGTGGTCGGGGACGTGGCGTCCGCCAGCATGCTCGACCGCCTCCGGACGCTCTGGGACGGCTGGCGACCGTTCGGGGTGAGCGAGACGACGCTCCCCCCACAAGCCGGTCCGGCGTCGGCGGTTCAGCGGAAGGTCGTCACGATTCCGGGAAAGACCCAGGCCGATATCGTCCTCGGGGTCCCGGGGTTCGCCCGATTGAGTCCGGATTTCTACCCCGGCATGATCGCCGATCTCATCCTCGGGCGGCTCGGCCTCATGGGGCGGCTGGGTGCCACGGTCCGGGATCAGGAGGGTCTCGCGTACTACGTCTACAGCCAGGCACAGGCCGGGTTTCTGGCCGGGCCGTGGGCGGTTCGGGCCGGCGTGAACCCGCGCAACGTGGACCGAGCGGTCGAGGGCATCCTGCGAGAGATCCGGGGCCTGCAGCGCGAGCCGGTGCGCGATGGCGAACTCCCGGATGCCCAAAACTACCTGGTGGGATCGCTCGCCGTGCGACTGGAAACCGACGCGGGGATCGCCCAGGCCCTCCTCGAGATCGAGCTGTTCAACCTGGGCCTCGATTATTTGAGCGAGTACCCCTCACTGATCCGGGGCGTGACGGCGGATGCGATCGGCGCGGCGGCCACGCGCTACTTCGACCTCAACGGATACACCGTGGCGATGGCGGTTCCTGGGTGA
- a CDS encoding pitrilysin family protein, with protein MEPTTRTELSNGLVVILREVHTAPVATFWIWYRVGSRNEVPGITGISHWVEHMLFKGTPTLGKGEFPRLINRHGGSWNGFTWKDFTAYFETLPAEHLGLGLRIESDRMRNSLFNPDEVGSERTVIISEREGAENNPEYALYEEVEAAAYRVHTYRHAVIGYKSDLLAITRDDLVRHYQTYYVPNNAVVVAVGDFDSASLLREIRTSFEPIPAGSPPPPVRSVEPPQEGERRVSVRRPGGAVPQLQMAFHAPAAGDPEFFPVLLLDGVLSGFKGPGVFGGAAMGVRTSRLYRALVEQQLAVDTGSAFRPTLDPTLFEVGATLRPGVSPEHVEAVVLGELQRLSEEPVGPEELEKLRKQARAQWVYSGDGVGGQAVLLGSTEIVADGDYLERFLDRLMSVTPAAMQKAAARVFDDRNRTVGWYLPDAGVAAVAPGRAEPAAEAAAHA; from the coding sequence ATGGAGCCCACAACGCGTACGGAATTGTCTAACGGTTTGGTCGTGATTCTCCGCGAGGTCCACACGGCGCCGGTCGCGACGTTCTGGATCTGGTACCGTGTGGGGAGCCGCAACGAGGTCCCGGGCATTACGGGGATCTCCCACTGGGTGGAACACATGCTCTTCAAGGGCACGCCCACGCTCGGGAAGGGAGAGTTTCCTCGTCTCATCAACCGACACGGAGGTAGCTGGAACGGATTTACCTGGAAGGATTTCACGGCGTACTTTGAAACCCTTCCCGCGGAGCACCTCGGGCTCGGTCTGCGGATCGAGTCGGACCGGATGCGCAACTCGCTATTCAATCCCGACGAAGTGGGCAGCGAGCGCACGGTGATCATCTCGGAGCGGGAGGGCGCAGAAAACAACCCCGAGTACGCGCTGTACGAAGAGGTCGAAGCCGCGGCGTACCGCGTGCACACGTACCGGCATGCGGTCATCGGCTATAAGAGCGACCTGCTGGCCATCACGCGGGATGACCTCGTCCGCCACTATCAGACGTATTACGTGCCCAACAACGCGGTGGTCGTGGCGGTCGGCGACTTCGACAGCGCGTCACTGCTGCGCGAGATCCGCACGTCGTTCGAGCCGATCCCTGCGGGATCGCCGCCCCCGCCTGTGCGGAGCGTGGAACCTCCGCAGGAAGGAGAGCGCCGGGTGAGTGTCCGGCGGCCAGGCGGAGCGGTGCCCCAATTGCAGATGGCGTTCCATGCGCCCGCGGCCGGCGATCCCGAGTTCTTCCCCGTGCTCCTGCTCGACGGCGTCCTCTCGGGGTTCAAGGGACCCGGCGTCTTCGGCGGCGCGGCCATGGGCGTGCGCACCAGCCGTTTGTACCGCGCGCTCGTGGAGCAACAACTGGCGGTGGATACCGGGAGCGCCTTCCGCCCGACATTGGATCCCACCTTGTTCGAGGTCGGCGCGACGCTCCGGCCGGGGGTGTCGCCGGAGCACGTCGAAGCGGTTGTGCTCGGCGAACTCCAACGGCTGTCGGAGGAGCCGGTCGGACCTGAGGAGTTGGAGAAACTGCGCAAGCAGGCGCGCGCCCAGTGGGTATATTCGGGCGACGGCGTCGGCGGGCAGGCGGTGCTCCTGGGGAGCACGGAGATCGTCGCGGATGGCGACTATCTCGAGCGCTTCTTGGATCGGTTGATGTCCGTGACTCCAGCGGCGATGCAGAAGGCGGCCGCGCGCGTGTTCGACGACCGGAACCGCACCGTAGGGTGGTACCTCCCCGACGCGGGAGTGGCCGCGGTCGCGCCCGGTCGCGCCGAGCCGGCTGCGGAGGCGGCGGCCCATGCCTAA
- a CDS encoding crosslink repair DNA glycosylase YcaQ family protein, whose protein sequence is MSEQDWRHYRIHTKNEALRFIRAVGFCYAFTPGPGRIPSLFEVLATRSEDVRWSWVWEWKEALPSEKRVFYGRVLARKPTFIAIDLLPFFFALTGNVGDPDDHARLYEEGRLSALARRVHEVVAGSGPITTRQIRSAVEPERRGSSPRLVRALAELQNVFLLARVGEVGDNPGNYAYVWDLFARWLPDVVARASTISHRAAAAAVLEQYVRIAGAPRPKEAAALFAWPLLVLEGAIADLRDRGVLDIVRGPHAEDRLVHRAVLE, encoded by the coding sequence TTGAGTGAGCAGGATTGGCGCCATTACCGGATACATACGAAAAATGAGGCGCTACGGTTCATCAGGGCGGTCGGGTTTTGCTACGCCTTCACTCCTGGGCCGGGACGCATCCCCAGCCTCTTCGAGGTGCTCGCCACGCGGAGCGAGGACGTGCGGTGGTCGTGGGTATGGGAGTGGAAGGAGGCGCTTCCCTCGGAAAAGCGGGTGTTCTACGGCCGGGTACTCGCCCGAAAGCCGACGTTTATCGCTATCGACCTTCTCCCGTTCTTCTTTGCCCTCACGGGCAACGTCGGCGATCCGGACGATCACGCGCGGCTATACGAGGAGGGCCGGCTCTCCGCACTGGCGCGGCGCGTGCATGAGGTCGTCGCGGGCAGCGGTCCCATCACGACGCGCCAGATCCGGTCGGCGGTCGAACCCGAGCGCCGGGGGAGCAGCCCGCGTCTAGTTCGGGCGCTCGCCGAACTGCAAAACGTGTTCCTCCTCGCTCGGGTCGGCGAGGTGGGGGACAACCCGGGGAACTATGCGTACGTCTGGGACCTGTTCGCACGCTGGCTCCCGGACGTCGTGGCGCGGGCATCGACGATCTCGCATCGCGCCGCCGCGGCCGCGGTGCTCGAGCAGTACGTCCGAATCGCCGGAGCGCCGCGCCCCAAAGAGGCGGCGGCCCTCTTCGCATGGCCGCTCCTCGTGCTCGAGGGGGCGATCGCCGATCTTCGGGATCGCGGGGTCCTCGACATCGTGCGCGGGCCGCACGCGGAGGACCGGCTCGTGCATCGCGCGGTCCTCGAGTAG
- a CDS encoding adenylate/guanylate cyclase domain-containing protein, with product MPEERRIVTILFADVTGSTELGESLDPEDVRALLGRYYAIAKEVVAAHGGTIEKFIGDAVMAVFGLPQAHGDDVLRALSAALELRDRVRAEPALGERVPVRFGVNTGEVVATRDTSGGDFLITGDAVNIAARLQQAADPWVILCSERAAHGAGAAFTFGPAAAIHAKGKRTPIRAAALVGRADVRTPERIPLVGREADLAQLELIARRTLIERRPFLVSLIAPAGTGKTRLLEEFLDRLPRLSPGATVAIAQCLPYGQRLTYWPLRAVLFRLAAIGEETELPAIRTAIHLWLTGLGTEHAEKTAELLAATVGAGESEITDRTALLGAWRAAIEAAARQSPLVLVFEDLHWSSDSLL from the coding sequence ATGCCTGAAGAGCGCCGGATCGTCACGATCCTCTTCGCCGATGTGACCGGCTCGACCGAGCTCGGCGAATCCCTCGACCCCGAGGACGTGCGCGCGCTGCTCGGCCGCTACTACGCCATTGCCAAGGAGGTCGTGGCCGCCCATGGCGGAACCATCGAAAAGTTCATCGGGGACGCCGTCATGGCCGTCTTCGGACTCCCCCAAGCGCACGGAGACGATGTGCTGCGGGCGCTCTCCGCGGCGCTCGAACTGCGGGACCGCGTCCGCGCCGAGCCCGCGCTGGGCGAGCGCGTGCCGGTCCGGTTCGGAGTGAACACCGGCGAGGTCGTGGCCACGCGCGACACTTCGGGTGGCGACTTCCTCATCACCGGCGACGCCGTCAACATCGCAGCGCGTCTCCAGCAGGCCGCGGATCCGTGGGTGATCTTGTGCAGCGAGCGCGCCGCACACGGCGCGGGCGCGGCGTTCACCTTTGGGCCAGCCGCCGCGATCCACGCGAAGGGCAAGCGGACCCCGATCCGGGCCGCCGCGTTGGTGGGGCGGGCGGACGTTCGGACGCCGGAGCGCATCCCCCTTGTGGGCCGCGAGGCCGATCTCGCGCAGCTCGAGCTGATTGCACGCCGGACCCTGATCGAGCGCCGCCCGTTCCTGGTGAGCCTGATCGCCCCGGCAGGGACCGGAAAGACTCGCCTCCTAGAGGAGTTTCTCGACCGGCTGCCTCGTCTCTCTCCCGGTGCGACGGTGGCGATTGCCCAGTGCCTTCCCTACGGCCAGCGCCTCACCTACTGGCCGCTGCGCGCCGTCCTGTTTCGACTCGCTGCCATTGGGGAGGAGACCGAACTCCCCGCCATTCGCACGGCGATCCACCTCTGGCTCACTGGGTTGGGCACTGAGCACGCAGAGAAGACCGCCGAACTCCTCGCCGCGACGGTGGGGGCCGGCGAATCGGAGATCACCGACCGGACCGCGCTCCTCGGAGCCTGGCGTGCCGCCATCGAAGCCGCGGCACGGCAGTCTCCGCTCGTGCTGGTGTTCGAGGACCTGCACTGGTCGAGCGACAGCCTCCTCGA
- a CDS encoding LLM class flavin-dependent oxidoreductase encodes MTRVAFGLGGNLPVRQAVTFAQYAEERGFESCWVHEAYWNRDALSFLTAIAVGTDRLGLGTGCINPYTRHPVLVASSLATLDELSGGRAILGFGTGFPGRLDEQGIVHARPIGAMRESIALIRRLWEGEKVTYAGRSFSLRNAVITVRPPHPVPIYLAGWGRGMLRVAGEVCDGYLARALESPASCRRLIGAVRTAASAAGRNPEAVDVAAYLLCAVSSDRAEARAMMRRDPFVVYQFAVIDEAVLEESGVDPRVKRRIAEPFWRGDILAASQEVSDELLDEFTLAGTPSDVIARLGTYAEAGVRMPILQPIATADPEVRRVIDVGREFTHSTAAAG; translated from the coding sequence GTGACCCGCGTCGCATTTGGGCTAGGGGGCAACCTGCCGGTCCGGCAGGCGGTGACCTTCGCCCAGTATGCGGAGGAGCGGGGATTCGAGTCATGTTGGGTGCATGAGGCCTACTGGAACCGAGACGCGCTCTCGTTTCTTACGGCGATCGCGGTAGGAACGGACCGGCTCGGTCTCGGCACCGGATGCATCAACCCCTACACGCGGCATCCTGTCCTCGTGGCGTCATCGCTCGCGACCCTGGACGAATTGAGCGGCGGCCGGGCAATCTTAGGTTTCGGCACCGGGTTCCCCGGACGCTTGGACGAGCAGGGGATCGTGCACGCGCGGCCGATCGGGGCGATGCGGGAGAGCATCGCCCTCATTCGCCGGCTCTGGGAGGGGGAGAAGGTGACCTATGCCGGCCGGAGTTTCTCGCTCAGAAACGCCGTGATCACCGTCCGCCCACCGCATCCCGTACCCATTTACCTCGCCGGGTGGGGCCGGGGGATGCTCCGTGTGGCCGGTGAAGTATGCGATGGATACCTCGCGCGCGCCCTCGAATCGCCGGCCTCGTGCCGGAGGTTGATCGGTGCGGTGCGGACCGCCGCGTCGGCGGCCGGGCGGAACCCGGAGGCGGTCGATGTGGCCGCCTACCTCCTGTGCGCGGTCTCTTCTGATCGCGCCGAAGCGCGAGCCATGATGCGCCGCGATCCGTTCGTCGTTTACCAGTTTGCCGTGATCGACGAGGCCGTCCTCGAGGAGAGCGGTGTCGATCCACGGGTGAAGCGCCGCATTGCCGAGCCGTTCTGGCGGGGGGACATCCTGGCGGCGAGCCAAGAAGTCAGTGATGAGCTGCTCGACGAGTTCACCCTCGCGGGCACGCCCAGCGATGTGATCGCCCGGCTCGGAACGTATGCGGAGGCGGGCGTGCGGATGCCCATTCTCCAGCCAATTGCGACCGCAGACCCGGAAGTGCGCCGGGTCATCGACGTCGGCCGCGAGTTTACGCACAGCACGGCGGCCGCGGGCTGA